The Uruburuella testudinis genome window below encodes:
- a CDS encoding 2-keto-3-deoxygluconate permease: MLLLAKYLVAVAIGLGIAFLMPQGTLWGLLPLAVIAAMSNSNGSLYVALAGQFGNKTDRGAISILSLNDGPFLTMVALGTAGLADLPLIALLAAVFPIILGFILGNSSRLVRVFLAPGEKLIIPFAAFAIGAGINLSVLFTSGAVGIVLGLMTVLLSGGAAMLFLYAWYTLRKRPRPARNILAGACESAVAGNAIATPAAIAMVDPRFLSIQDAATAQIATAVVVTAFVSPFLVAYVNRWQLRRGISPEYEERYLQGRHSDLPD, encoded by the coding sequence GTGTTGTTATTGGCAAAATATCTGGTAGCGGTGGCAATAGGCTTGGGCATAGCATTTTTGATGCCGCAAGGCACATTGTGGGGTTTGTTGCCGCTGGCGGTTATTGCGGCCATGTCTAATTCAAACGGTTCGCTGTATGTGGCATTGGCCGGCCAGTTTGGCAATAAAACCGATCGCGGCGCAATTTCGATATTGTCGTTAAACGACGGCCCGTTTCTGACCATGGTGGCATTGGGCACGGCGGGGCTGGCCGATTTGCCTTTAATCGCATTGCTGGCAGCGGTTTTCCCGATTATTTTGGGCTTTATTTTAGGCAACAGCAGCCGTTTGGTGCGTGTGTTTTTAGCACCGGGCGAAAAGTTGATTATTCCATTTGCGGCTTTTGCCATCGGCGCCGGCATTAATCTTTCGGTATTGTTCACATCGGGCGCAGTAGGGATTGTGTTGGGCTTGATGACGGTATTATTGTCCGGCGGCGCGGCAATGCTGTTTTTGTATGCATGGTATACCTTGCGCAAACGTCCGCGCCCTGCCCGCAATATCTTGGCCGGTGCCTGCGAATCGGCGGTGGCGGGCAATGCGATTGCCACCCCCGCCGCCATTGCCATGGTTGACCCCCGTTTTTTAAGCATTCAGGATGCGGCCACTGCACAGATTGCCACAGCGGTGGTGGTGACCGCCTTTGTCAGCCCGTTTTTAGTGGCTTATGTAAACCGTTGGCAGCTTCGGCGCGGCATCAGCCCCGAATATGAAGAACGTTATTTACAGGGCCGCCATTCGGATTTGCCGGATTGA
- a CDS encoding 2-keto-3-deoxygluconate permease, which yields MDHFLYKLGKIPGALMILPLFAGALINTFAPQILNIGSFTTALFKNGVPVLIGLFFMCIGSQIRLRAALPAVEKGLGCPDNSYIIIFFALKAHLLR from the coding sequence GTGGATCATTTTTTGTACAAACTGGGTAAAATTCCCGGGGCTTTGATGATTTTGCCGTTGTTTGCCGGGGCGCTGATCAATACTTTTGCCCCGCAGATACTCAATATCGGCAGTTTTACCACGGCGCTGTTTAAAAACGGCGTGCCGGTGTTGATCGGCTTGTTTTTTATGTGCATCGGATCGCAAATCCGGCTCAGGGCGGCGCTGCCTGCGGTAGAAAAGGGTTTAGGGTGTCCTGACAATTCATATATCATCATCTTTTTTGCGCTAAAAGCACATCTGCTGCGTTAA
- the ubiD gene encoding 4-hydroxy-3-polyprenylbenzoate decarboxylase — protein sequence MKYNDLRDFVQKLEQEGKLKRITLPVSPYLEMTEIADRVLRAEGPALLFEHPVRADGSRYDYPVLANLFGTPERVAMGMGADSIAQLREIGKTLAYLKEPEPPKGLKDAFAKLPLLKDIWSMAPHVVKKAPCQQIVWEGDEVDLEKLPIQHCWPEDVAPLVTWGLTVTRGPHKKRQNLGIYRQQLIGKNKLIMRWLAHRGGALDFQAHKKAHPGVPYPVAVVLGCDPATILGAVTPVPDTLSEYQFAGLLRGSRTELVKCIGNDLHVPARAEIVLEGVIHPDETALEGPYGDHTGYYNEQDYFPVFTVERITMRENPIYHSTYTGKPPDEPAVLGVALNEVFVPLLQKQFPEIIDFYLPPEGCSYRMAVVSIKKQYAGHAKRVMMGCWSFLRQFMYTKFIVVVDDDVDCRDWKEVIWAITTRMDPVRDTVLVENTPIDYLDFASPVSGLGGKMGLDATNKWPGETDREWGRVIERDAATAAKVDTLWQQLGL from the coding sequence ATGAAATATAACGATTTGCGTGATTTTGTTCAAAAGCTGGAGCAGGAAGGCAAGCTCAAGCGCATTACTTTGCCGGTGTCGCCGTATTTGGAAATGACGGAAATTGCCGACCGCGTATTGCGCGCCGAAGGGCCGGCGTTGCTGTTTGAACATCCGGTACGCGCCGACGGCAGCCGCTATGATTATCCGGTGCTGGCCAATCTGTTCGGCACGCCCGAGCGGGTGGCGATGGGCATGGGGGCAGACAGCATTGCCCAATTGCGCGAAATCGGCAAAACGCTGGCTTATCTGAAAGAGCCGGAGCCGCCGAAAGGCCTGAAAGATGCATTTGCCAAGCTGCCGCTGCTGAAAGATATTTGGAGCATGGCGCCGCATGTGGTTAAAAAAGCACCGTGCCAGCAAATTGTATGGGAAGGCGATGAGGTGGATTTGGAAAAACTGCCGATTCAGCATTGCTGGCCGGAAGACGTTGCGCCCTTGGTTACCTGGGGCTTGACGGTTACGCGCGGGCCGCACAAAAAACGCCAGAATCTGGGCATTTACCGGCAGCAGCTTATCGGCAAAAACAAGCTGATTATGCGTTGGCTGGCTCATCGCGGCGGTGCGTTGGATTTTCAGGCGCATAAAAAAGCCCATCCCGGCGTGCCTTATCCGGTGGCAGTGGTGCTGGGCTGCGACCCGGCCACGATTTTGGGCGCGGTAACACCGGTGCCGGACACCTTGAGCGAATACCAGTTTGCCGGTTTGCTGCGCGGCTCGCGCACCGAGTTGGTGAAATGTATCGGCAACGATCTGCACGTGCCGGCACGGGCGGAAATTGTGCTCGAAGGGGTGATTCATCCCGATGAAACCGCGCTGGAAGGCCCTTATGGCGACCACACCGGCTACTATAACGAGCAGGATTATTTTCCGGTGTTTACGGTTGAACGCATCACCATGCGCGAAAACCCGATTTACCACAGCACCTACACCGGCAAACCGCCAGATGAACCGGCCGTGCTCGGCGTGGCGCTGAATGAGGTGTTTGTGCCGCTGCTGCAAAAGCAGTTTCCCGAAATCATTGATTTTTATTTGCCGCCGGAAGGTTGTTCATACCGTATGGCGGTGGTCAGCATCAAAAAACAGTATGCCGGCCATGCCAAGCGGGTGATGATGGGCTGCTGGAGCTTTTTGCGCCAGTTTATGTATACCAAGTTTATCGTGGTGGTGGATGATGATGTGGATTGCCGCGATTGGAAAGAAGTGATTTGGGCGATTACCACCCGCATGGATCCGGTGCGCGATACCGTGCTGGTGGAAAACACACCGATTGATTATCTCGATTTTGCCAGCCCGGTCAGCGGCTTGGGTGGAAAAATGGGCTTAGATGCCACCAATAAATGGCCGGGCGAAACCGACCGCGAATGGGGCAGGGTGATTGAGCGCGACGCAGCCACCGCGGCTAAAGTAGATACCTTGTGGCAGCAATTGGGATTGTAG
- a CDS encoding thioredoxin family protein, which produces MNIRTVATLICLFALSACNSARDNTTTLRDRLAEAETAVRLSAENTKRLENTYSDIYFELNSLTVDNFKAKVAAGDSFYAYIGRPSCGDCNAFEPMFKRYIQSRKLQDKIYFVNVHRLHQDKAAWAAFKQQYRLSGTPVLAKYSRGRQINKLDFEDNGGISAEDLEKWLAQNRL; this is translated from the coding sequence ATGAACATCCGCACCGTCGCAACCCTCATCTGCCTGTTTGCCCTGAGCGCCTGCAACAGCGCTCGCGATAACACCACTACCCTGCGCGACCGCCTTGCCGAAGCCGAGACCGCCGTGCGGCTTTCCGCCGAAAACACCAAGCGCCTAGAAAACACCTATTCCGATATTTATTTCGAGCTCAACAGCCTCACGGTAGACAACTTCAAAGCCAAAGTGGCTGCGGGCGATAGCTTTTATGCCTATATCGGCCGCCCGAGCTGCGGCGACTGCAACGCTTTTGAGCCGATGTTTAAGCGCTATATCCAAAGCCGCAAACTGCAAGACAAAATTTATTTTGTCAACGTGCATCGTCTGCATCAAGACAAAGCCGCATGGGCAGCCTTCAAACAGCAATACCGCCTCAGCGGCACCCCTGTGCTGGCCAAATACAGCCGCGGCCGCCAAATCAACAAACTTGATTTTGAAGACAACGGCGGCATCAGCGCCGAAGATTTGGAAAAATGGCTGGCGCAAAACCGCCTGTGA
- a CDS encoding ornithine carbamoyltransferase, with product MNLKNRHFLKLLDFTPAEIHYLLDLSAELKAAKKTGREVQQLKGKNIALIFEKTSTRTRCAFEVAAMDQGAGVTYLEPTGSQIGHKESIKDTARVLGRMYDGIEYRGFGQQIVEELAEYAGVPVFNGLTNEFHPTQMLADVLTMREHSDKPLHEIAYAYVGDARSNMGNSLLLIGALLGMDVRIGAPKHLWPSENLVAKARELAQTSGARVLLTDNPQQAVAGADYIHTDVWVSMGEPEAAWQERIDLLRPFRVTPALMAASGNPQVKFMHCLPAFHNRETTVGEWIYQTFGLDGVEVTEDVFESEASIVFDQAENRMHTIKAVLVALLA from the coding sequence ATGAACCTGAAAAACCGCCATTTTTTAAAGCTCCTGGATTTCACCCCTGCCGAAATCCACTATCTGCTCGATTTGTCGGCAGAATTGAAAGCCGCCAAAAAAACCGGCCGCGAAGTGCAGCAGCTCAAAGGCAAAAATATTGCGCTGATTTTTGAGAAAACCTCCACCCGCACCCGCTGCGCATTTGAAGTGGCCGCCATGGATCAGGGCGCAGGCGTTACCTACCTCGAGCCGACCGGCAGCCAGATCGGCCATAAAGAAAGCATCAAAGACACCGCCCGCGTGCTCGGCCGCATGTATGACGGCATCGAATACCGCGGCTTCGGCCAGCAAATCGTCGAAGAGCTGGCCGAATACGCCGGCGTGCCCGTATTTAACGGCCTCACCAACGAATTCCACCCCACCCAAATGCTGGCCGATGTGCTCACCATGCGCGAGCACAGCGACAAACCCCTGCATGAAATCGCCTATGCCTATGTGGGCGACGCCCGCTCCAATATGGGCAACTCGCTGCTGCTGATCGGCGCGCTGCTGGGCATGGATGTGCGCATCGGCGCCCCCAAGCATTTGTGGCCGTCTGAAAACCTGGTTGCCAAAGCCCGCGAATTGGCCCAAACCAGCGGCGCACGCGTGTTGCTGACCGACAATCCGCAGCAAGCCGTTGCCGGTGCCGATTATATCCATACCGATGTTTGGGTCAGCATGGGCGAGCCCGAAGCCGCCTGGCAGGAGCGCATCGACCTGCTCCGCCCCTTCCGCGTTACCCCGGCGCTGATGGCCGCATCCGGCAACCCGCAAGTCAAATTCATGCACTGCCTGCCCGCCTTTCACAACCGCGAAACCACGGTGGGCGAGTGGATTTACCAAACCTTCGGCCTCGATGGCGTAGAAGTGACTGAAGACGTGTTTGAAAGCGAAGCCTCGATTGTGTTCGACCAGGCCGAAAACCGCATGCACACCATCAAAGCCGTGTTGGTGGCTTTGTTGGCTTAA
- the dapE gene encoding succinyl-diaminopimelate desuccinylase, with protein sequence MSETQSLSLAKQLIAEPSVTPDDQNCQAILAERLQNIGFSIETLHFGRTKNIWARRGSEAPLLCFAGHTDVVPSGPLEKWDSPPFEPTEREGRLYGRGAADMKTSIACFVTACERFIAAHPDHQGSIALLITSDEEGDADDGTTKVVDVLKARGETIDYCIVGEPTAVDTLGDTIKNGRRGSLSGNLTVKGKQGHIAYPHLAVNPVHTFAPALAELAATEWDNGNEYFPPTGFQVSNINGGTGATNVIPGALNVKFNFRFSTESTDIGLKQRVHDILDKHGITYDIEWQCSGQPFLTSAGRLTEVAQAAIRQVCGVEAQLSTSGGTSDGRFIKAVAAELIELGPSNASIHQINENVLLEDIPKLSAIYEEMMRQLL encoded by the coding sequence ATGAGCGAAACCCAATCCCTAAGCTTGGCCAAACAATTAATTGCCGAGCCGTCGGTTACCCCTGACGATCAAAACTGCCAAGCCATTCTTGCCGAACGGTTGCAAAACATCGGCTTCAGCATCGAAACCCTGCATTTCGGCCGCACCAAAAACATTTGGGCGCGGCGCGGCAGCGAAGCGCCGTTGTTGTGTTTTGCCGGCCATACCGATGTTGTGCCCAGCGGCCCTTTGGAAAAATGGGATTCGCCGCCGTTTGAGCCCACCGAGCGCGAGGGGCGCTTGTATGGGCGCGGCGCGGCAGATATGAAAACCAGCATTGCCTGTTTCGTCACCGCCTGCGAGCGCTTTATTGCCGCACATCCCGACCACCAAGGCAGCATTGCGCTGCTGATTACCTCTGATGAAGAAGGCGATGCAGACGACGGCACCACCAAAGTGGTTGATGTACTCAAAGCGCGCGGCGAAACCATTGATTACTGCATTGTCGGCGAGCCGACCGCTGTCGATACGCTTGGCGACACCATCAAAAACGGCCGCCGCGGTTCGCTTTCCGGCAACCTCACCGTGAAGGGCAAGCAAGGCCATATCGCCTATCCGCATCTGGCCGTCAACCCGGTGCACACATTCGCGCCTGCGCTGGCCGAGCTGGCGGCAACCGAGTGGGATAACGGCAACGAATATTTTCCGCCCACCGGCTTTCAAGTCTCCAATATCAACGGCGGCACCGGCGCCACCAACGTGATTCCCGGTGCGCTGAACGTGAAATTCAACTTCCGTTTTTCTACCGAGTCTACCGACATCGGCCTCAAACAGCGCGTGCACGATATTCTCGACAAACACGGCATTACCTATGATATCGAATGGCAATGTTCCGGCCAGCCCTTTCTTACCTCCGCAGGCCGGCTCACCGAAGTGGCGCAAGCTGCGATTCGGCAGGTGTGCGGCGTGGAGGCGCAACTGTCGACCAGCGGCGGCACTTCCGACGGCCGCTTCATCAAAGCCGTGGCCGCCGAGCTGATAGAATTGGGGCCGAGCAATGCGAGCATCCACCAGATTAACGAAAACGTGTTGCTCGAAGATATTCCCAAGCTTTCAGCAATTTATGAAGAGATGATGCGGCAATTATTGTGA
- the alr gene encoding alanine racemase — translation MRPLNAQIRLDHLRHNYQTLKQIHGGKLLAVVKANAYGHGAVRCAHALADMADGFAVACIEEAVELREHGISQPIVLLAGVFDAAEYALVERYRLWPAVGSQWQLEALIAHRWQQPVDVWLKMDSGMHRSGFFPHNYAAAYTALKQSRNVGNIVKFSHFSSADEADSGMTEMQLEAFDLGCEGLPGEESLANSAAMLACPAARRDWGRAGIALYGISPFGGIDERLRPVMRLSTRVFGERVLQPHSPIGYGAAFYTKKSTRVGLIACGYADGYPRRAATDTPVAIGGSRSRIIGRVSMDMITIELDASQQGIGDEVELWGDTVNTNEVAAAAGTIAYELLCNVKRAKFTYFD, via the coding sequence ATGCGACCGCTCAATGCCCAAATCCGCCTCGACCATCTGCGCCACAATTACCAAACCCTCAAGCAAATCCATGGCGGCAAGCTGTTGGCGGTGGTGAAAGCCAATGCCTACGGTCATGGCGCGGTGCGGTGTGCGCATGCGCTGGCCGATATGGCCGACGGCTTTGCCGTGGCCTGTATTGAAGAGGCGGTTGAGTTGCGCGAACACGGCATCAGCCAGCCGATTGTGCTGCTGGCCGGGGTGTTTGATGCGGCCGAATATGCGTTGGTGGAGCGTTACCGGCTGTGGCCGGCGGTGGGCAGCCAGTGGCAGCTCGAAGCCCTGATTGCCCATCGGTGGCAGCAGCCGGTGGATGTATGGCTGAAAATGGATTCGGGCATGCACCGCAGCGGCTTTTTTCCGCACAACTATGCCGCCGCCTATACCGCGCTCAAGCAAAGCCGCAACGTGGGCAATATCGTAAAATTCAGCCATTTTTCCAGCGCCGATGAAGCCGACAGCGGCATGACCGAAATGCAGTTGGAAGCGTTCGACCTCGGCTGCGAGGGGCTGCCCGGCGAAGAGAGCTTGGCCAATTCTGCCGCCATGCTGGCTTGCCCGGCCGCCCGCCGTGATTGGGGCAGGGCGGGTATTGCGCTATATGGCATCAGCCCGTTTGGCGGTATCGACGAGCGTTTGCGCCCGGTGATGCGTCTGAGCACCCGAGTATTCGGCGAACGCGTATTGCAGCCGCATTCGCCCATCGGCTACGGTGCCGCGTTTTACACCAAAAAATCTACCCGCGTCGGCCTGATTGCCTGCGGCTATGCCGACGGCTACCCGCGCCGCGCCGCCACCGATACGCCGGTGGCTATCGGCGGCAGCCGCAGCCGCATCATCGGCCGTGTGTCGATGGACATGATTACCATCGAGCTGGATGCTTCGCAACAAGGCATCGGCGATGAAGTCGAGCTGTGGGGCGACACGGTGAATACCAACGAAGTGGCCGCCGCCGCCGGCACGATTGCTTATGAGCTGTTGTGTAACGTCAAACGCGCTAAATTTACATATTTTGACTAA
- a CDS encoding D-amino acid dehydrogenase, translating into MEIIVLGAGVAGVSTAWYLAEAGHRVTVIDRAASVAVETSFANAGQLSYGYTTPWAAPGIPQKAAKWLMRPHSPLIFKPDGSLFQLRWLRQMLANCNPASYHLNKERMVRVSEYSREMFRRLEAQTGLAFEGRHQGTLQIFRTHHEVAAAQKDMQVLDEYGVPYRLLEPADVSQYEPALADVAHKLAGALYLPNDGTGDCHLFTRNLAALCVEKGVVFEFNRSIECFEHSGGKISAVWAGGQRFEADRYVCALGSFSRPAMAELGLDLPVYPVKGYSLTIPITHSAAAPVSTVIDETYKVALTRFDNRIRVGGMAELSGYHIHLSPKRRETLELVVNDLYPQGGDLGRAEFWSGLRPMTPDSTPIIGATRFENLFMNTGHGTLGWTMSLGSGRLAADLAAGAVPEIRYDDLALSRYIR; encoded by the coding sequence ATGGAGATTATTGTATTGGGCGCCGGGGTGGCGGGGGTTTCAACTGCCTGGTATCTGGCCGAAGCAGGGCACCGGGTTACCGTGATTGACCGTGCCGCTTCGGTGGCGGTAGAAACCAGCTTTGCCAATGCCGGCCAGCTTTCCTACGGCTATACCACGCCTTGGGCGGCGCCGGGCATTCCCCAAAAAGCGGCCAAATGGCTGATGAGGCCGCATTCGCCGCTGATTTTCAAGCCCGACGGCAGCTTGTTTCAATTGCGTTGGCTGCGGCAGATGCTGGCCAATTGCAACCCTGCCAGCTACCACTTAAACAAAGAACGGATGGTGCGGGTATCGGAATACAGCCGGGAAATGTTCCGCCGCCTCGAAGCGCAAACCGGGTTGGCGTTTGAAGGCCGCCATCAAGGCACGTTGCAGATTTTCCGTACCCATCACGAAGTGGCGGCGGCACAAAAAGATATGCAGGTGCTGGATGAATACGGCGTGCCTTACCGCTTGCTGGAGCCGGCCGACGTTTCGCAATATGAGCCGGCGTTGGCGGACGTTGCGCACAAGCTGGCCGGTGCGCTGTATCTGCCCAACGACGGCACCGGCGACTGCCATTTGTTTACCCGCAATCTGGCCGCCTTATGTGTGGAAAAAGGCGTGGTGTTTGAGTTTAACCGCAGCATCGAGTGTTTTGAACACAGCGGCGGCAAAATCAGCGCAGTGTGGGCGGGCGGCCAACGATTTGAGGCCGACCGCTACGTCTGCGCTTTGGGCAGTTTCAGCCGCCCGGCAATGGCGGAATTGGGGCTGGATTTGCCGGTATATCCGGTGAAAGGTTATTCGCTCACCATTCCGATTACTCATAGCGCCGCCGCGCCGGTGTCGACCGTTATCGATGAAACCTACAAAGTGGCGCTGACCCGCTTCGACAACCGCATCCGTGTAGGCGGTATGGCTGAATTGTCGGGCTATCATATCCATTTAAGCCCCAAGCGGCGCGAAACTTTGGAATTGGTGGTCAACGATTTGTATCCGCAAGGCGGCGATTTGGGCAGAGCCGAATTCTGGAGCGGCCTGCGGCCGATGACGCCCGACAGCACGCCGATTATCGGCGCCACCCGCTTTGAAAATCTGTTTATGAATACCGGCCACGGCACGCTCGGCTGGACCATGTCGCTCGGTTCGGGCAGGCTGGCAGCTGATTTAGCGGCCGGCGCCGTGCCTGAAATTCGTTATGATGATTTGGCTTTGTCGCGTTATATACGCTGA
- a CDS encoding Lrp/AsnC ligand binding domain-containing protein: MKNLDKTDRKILKLLQQKARMPMTELAEKVGLSTTPVTERVRRLEREGIISGYHARLNPHALGQSLLVFVEIKLRSKSGNIFEDFRREVAMIPQIMECHLVSGEYDYLIKVRLPDMSAYRDMLGNILLQLPAAAESRSYVVMEEVKEEMLLDLG, from the coding sequence ATGAAAAATCTCGACAAAACCGACCGTAAAATCTTAAAACTGCTGCAACAAAAAGCACGTATGCCGATGACCGAGCTGGCTGAAAAAGTGGGGCTTTCCACCACGCCGGTCACCGAACGGGTACGCCGTTTGGAGCGTGAAGGCATCATCAGCGGCTATCATGCCCGCCTCAACCCCCACGCGTTGGGGCAAAGCCTGCTGGTCTTCGTAGAAATCAAATTGCGCTCGAAATCCGGCAATATTTTTGAAGACTTCCGCCGCGAAGTGGCAATGATTCCGCAGATTATGGAATGCCATCTGGTATCGGGCGAATACGACTACTTGATTAAAGTGCGCCTGCCCGATATGTCGGCCTACCGCGACATGCTCGGCAATATTCTGCTGCAACTGCCCGCCGCCGCAGAAAGCCGCAGCTATGTGGTGATGGAAGAAGTGAAAGAAGAAATGCTGCTGGATTTGGGCTAG
- a CDS encoding DUF3482 domain-containing protein: MKPLSLAVVGHTNTGKTSLLRTLLRDSQFGEVKNAAATTRHVEEAAIGDGSQTLVYLYDTPGLEDAGGVLDWLEANTSGRSDGIERLQQFLASPEAEGDFNQEAKVLRQLLQSDMALYVIDAREPVLNKYKDELTVLSWCAKPVMPVFNFIGGQDLTEWTTMLARRTLHVYSGFDTVAFDFEGEIRLWENLATMLPEREMLDRLIGMRRREWQNLDSSARRDIAHFLLDVAAYRQEIDEDDNPEPVLQTMQASVRQLERQLQQQLFQHYRFYHSEIDSGEWVLKDFRQDPFDSELLKEYGIRTTTGAATGALIGLGVDMVTLGGSLGLGTAIGGVLGGVLPNMQTISDKLSGRQTLHIDPETLTLLAARALDLLGALQKRGHAAQADIQMQSGQTPWQPAKLPAELNKARSQYKWSSLNTHQPEQSRRERAEAAAGLIKRLG, from the coding sequence ATGAAACCCCTTTCTCTGGCCGTGGTCGGCCATACCAATACCGGTAAAACTTCGCTCTTGCGCACCTTGTTGCGCGACAGCCAATTCGGCGAAGTGAAAAACGCTGCCGCCACCACCCGTCATGTAGAAGAAGCGGCCATCGGCGACGGCAGCCAAACGCTGGTGTATCTTTATGATACCCCCGGTTTGGAAGATGCCGGCGGCGTGCTCGACTGGTTGGAAGCCAACACTTCCGGCCGTTCAGACGGCATCGAGCGCTTGCAGCAATTTCTTGCCAGCCCTGAAGCCGAAGGCGATTTTAATCAGGAAGCCAAAGTGTTGCGCCAACTGCTGCAAAGCGATATGGCGCTGTATGTGATAGATGCCCGCGAGCCGGTGCTCAACAAATACAAAGACGAATTGACCGTATTGTCGTGGTGCGCCAAGCCGGTGATGCCGGTGTTTAACTTTATCGGCGGTCAAGACCTGACCGAATGGACCACCATGCTGGCGCGGCGCACCTTGCATGTTTACAGCGGATTCGATACCGTAGCCTTTGATTTTGAAGGAGAAATTCGCCTGTGGGAAAATCTCGCCACCATGCTGCCCGAACGTGAAATGCTCGACCGCCTGATTGGCATGCGCCGGCGCGAATGGCAGAATTTAGACAGCAGCGCCCGCCGCGATATTGCCCATTTTCTTTTGGATGTGGCCGCCTACCGGCAAGAAATCGATGAAGACGACAACCCCGAGCCGGTGCTGCAAACCATGCAGGCTTCTGTGCGCCAATTGGAGCGGCAGCTGCAACAGCAGTTGTTTCAGCACTACCGCTTTTACCACAGCGAAATCGACAGTGGCGAATGGGTGTTGAAAGACTTCCGCCAAGACCCGTTCGACAGCGAATTATTAAAAGAATACGGCATCCGCACCACCACCGGCGCGGCCACCGGGGCATTAATCGGCTTGGGTGTGGACATGGTGACGCTCGGCGGCTCGCTCGGTTTGGGCACGGCCATCGGCGGCGTACTCGGCGGTGTGTTGCCGAATATGCAGACCATCTCCGACAAACTTTCCGGCAGGCAGACCTTACATATCGATCCCGAAACCCTCACCCTTTTAGCCGCCCGCGCCCTCGACCTGCTCGGCGCCCTGCAAAAACGCGGGCATGCCGCACAGGCCGATATTCAAATGCAAAGCGGCCAAACCCCTTGGCAGCCGGCCAAACTGCCCGCTGAATTAAACAAAGCCCGCAGCCAGTATAAATGGTCGTCACTCAACACCCATCAGCCCGAACAAAGCCGCCGTGAGCGCGCAGAAGCGGCGGCCGGGCTGATAAAACGGTTGGGATAA
- a CDS encoding DUF2868 domain-containing protein yields the protein MLNPPRQLTELVRLLQERGYIFTADPQPLTEALRHAEGSAETKLNRRAEMIDSDHKLQDALACVRHTFGWLLLAATLFWLVGGFAGTVTLMQQSGLNFFFVLASVLGLHTVMLLGWLVFVCLPRAKSSGFWANPGLWIRGKDPVNQAILRLYSDEWQKPAMRWQISLISHRLWLATLAGMLAAVVLLLMVRQYTFNWESTLLSDATFVSLVQALSWLPAKLGFPVPDAGAVLGSRLNNDPTSARQWGGLLIGSIICYGLLPRFGAWLACKILSRRGQSPLPLDKPYYQQIIQQWQTRVVDADIYRESVAVAPPKIRLDDHLPKWALMLEGAWPDKLWHQHILGQQWLDKGTADSRDAVAALKQDLAQQPAQLLIGVRAQQVPDRGVLRQITALAGAAQGGAVVQLLAEKEISDGLQDYLPQWHAALTERQLAWLDPPRVSQAQRMLHG from the coding sequence ATGCTTAATCCGCCCCGCCAACTTACCGAACTGGTGCGCCTGTTGCAGGAGCGCGGCTATATTTTTACCGCCGATCCGCAGCCGCTGACCGAAGCCTTGCGTCATGCCGAAGGCAGCGCCGAAACCAAATTAAACCGCCGTGCCGAAATGATCGACAGCGATCATAAGCTGCAAGACGCATTGGCATGTGTGCGCCATACATTCGGCTGGCTGTTGCTGGCGGCTACGCTGTTTTGGCTGGTCGGCGGTTTTGCCGGCACGGTCACACTGATGCAGCAATCGGGTTTGAATTTCTTTTTTGTGCTCGCCAGCGTGCTCGGTCTGCATACCGTGATGCTGCTGGGCTGGCTGGTGTTTGTTTGCCTGCCGCGCGCGAAAAGCAGTGGTTTTTGGGCCAACCCCGGCTTGTGGATACGCGGTAAAGACCCGGTCAACCAGGCCATTTTGCGGCTCTACAGCGATGAATGGCAGAAGCCCGCCATGCGCTGGCAAATCAGCCTGATCAGCCACCGCCTGTGGCTGGCCACACTGGCCGGCATGCTGGCCGCAGTGGTGTTGCTGCTGATGGTGCGCCAATACACCTTCAATTGGGAAAGCACCTTGCTGAGTGATGCCACGTTTGTCAGCCTGGTGCAAGCGCTTTCGTGGCTGCCGGCCAAGCTCGGTTTTCCCGTGCCCGATGCCGGCGCCGTGTTGGGCAGCCGTCTGAACAACGACCCGACAAGCGCCCGCCAATGGGGCGGATTGCTAATCGGCAGCATTATCTGCTACGGCCTGCTGCCGCGTTTCGGTGCCTGGCTGGCCTGTAAAATTTTGTCGCGGCGCGGCCAAAGCCCGTTGCCGCTCGACAAACCTTATTACCAACAAATTATCCAGCAATGGCAAACCCGCGTGGTGGATGCCGACATTTACCGTGAAAGCGTAGCCGTTGCGCCCCCGAAAATCCGCCTCGACGACCACCTGCCCAAATGGGCGCTGATGCTCGAAGGCGCGTGGCCGGATAAATTGTGGCACCAACACATACTCGGCCAGCAATGGCTCGATAAAGGCACGGCCGACAGCCGCGATGCAGTGGCGGCATTGAAACAGGATTTGGCGCAGCAGCCCGCGCAACTCTTAATCGGCGTGCGTGCACAGCAAGTGCCCGACCGCGGCGTATTGCGGCAGATTACCGCTTTGGCCGGCGCGGCGCAGGGTGGGGCGGTGGTGCAATTGTTGGCCGAAAAAGAAATTTCAGACGGCCTGCAAGACTATTTGCCGCAATGGCACGCCGCGTTGACCGAACGTCAATTGGCCTGGCTCGACCCGCCGCGTGTCAGCCAAGCGCAACGCATGCTGCACGGCTGA